A window of Mycolicibacterium madagascariense genomic DNA:
GGGTCAGATCCCTGGCCAGCGCCTCCCGTGTGCTCACGCCGCGCCCTCCGCCGCCAACCGCCGGACCGCGGGCTCGACGCCGACGCCCACGACCACGTCGGTGAAGTCGTCGGCCGAACTCCTGCCCCGCTGCACCTGAGTCAGCAACTGCTGCATGGATTCGGATATTTCCGCGGGCGCACGCTCGGCCGCGGCTTGCACGCACGTGACGGCGGCCGCGCGCAGGCGCTCGTCGTCCAGTCCGGTCCGCGCGGCGAGGTCCCACTCCGTCGCCACCGGCGCGGTGGCCGCGGCGGCCACCTCCGCGGCCTCGGGGTCGTCGAGCAGCGTCGCGAGCGTGAAGACCACGGCGGGCCACACGTGGTCGGGCGTGCTGTCGAGGTAGCGGATCTCGAGGAAGCCGCGCGGCCGCACCGGCGGGAACAGCGTCGTCAGGTGGTAGTCCAGGTCGGCCCGCGTGGGTCGGCGACCGCCGAGCAGCTCGCGCCCGTCGGCCCAGTCGGCGAAGGGGACCACCTCGGTCATCGGCACCGTGACCTCACCCTGGACCAGCATGACCGGCGCCTTCAGCGCGTACTGGGCCCAGTCGTCGCCAGGGTCGTCACCGCGGGCACCGAGCACGGGGCCGCACCGCGCGGAGTCCAGGCGGCTCCACACCCGCTGACGGGTGCTGCGCCAGCCGGAGAACTCGGCGCCGAGCAACGGAGAGTTGGCCGAGATGGCGACCATGGTCGGCCCGAGGGCGTGCGCGAGCCGCACCCGGTCCGCCCACCCCTCCTGCGGGCCGGCGTCCAGGTTGACCTGCACCGACGCCGTGGACGTCATCATCGCCGCGCCGGCGTCCGACGTGCCACTCGCGGTGAAGAACTGCTCCATGGCCTGGTAGCGGTCGCCGGGGTTGACCCGCCTCGGCGGCCGCAGCGGGTCGGCACCGAGGAGTACCAGCCCGAGGCCGTGGGCGGCGAAGGCTTCGCGGAGTACGGCGCGATCGGTCTGCATCGCGGCGATGGCGGCCGCGGCCGAATCGGCGGGCGGGCCTGACAGCTCGACGGCGCCTCCTGGCTCGATCGTGATCGCACTGCCGCCCGGCAGCGCAGGCACCTGGGCGACGACGTCGGTGATGCGATCCCAGGACGGCCGTTTCATCGGGTCGTCCAGGTCGAAGCAGTGCGCCTCGATCTCGAGTCCGACCTGCCCTATCGGTCCGTCCCGCAGGCATTCGCCGGCGATGTGCCGTGCGGCGTCGGAGGCGCTGTCGAGCAGGGCGCCCGGCGACTCATCGCCACGGGTGCCGCACAGGTCCGCGGTGGTGGTCATGCCAACGATCCCCTTCTCCCGGCCCGCTCGACGGGTGGGGCCTTCTCCATCTTCCAGAGCGGACCGACAAAGTCGTGCGGATTCGCGCCGAAGAACGCCCTCGGGAACGCAATCGTGCGCCCGGCTACTGACCCAACGCGTTCTGCATCGCCCCGGCCAGCACGTTCACCGCGGGTCCGCCGTTGCCGGGTTGGCAGACTTTCGCTTGGAGCAGAACGTTCTCGCGCAACCGGGTCTGGATGAAGCACCGCCGGTCTGTACCCGCTTCCTGCTTCACCCACACGGCGTCGGTGGCAGTCGGCGCTGCGCCGGAGAAGGTCCACACTTGGGTCGTGAAGTCCTCCAGGTGCATCGCGGTGGTCTGGCCCGCACAGCCGACCGTGCGGTCGGTGACGCGATGGAACGCCCGATTGGCGGCGTCGGTCGTGGCGAAGACGCCCACCGCCTGCTTGACGAGGTTGGTGTCGTCGTTGGCGGCC
This region includes:
- a CDS encoding sensor domain-containing protein encodes the protein MRATVAALGVGAVLAVGVAPQAQARPSDPGVVSYAVLGKGSVGNIVGAPMTSGSSFTEPFQAYYVDTPECNNWADIGLPEVYLDPDLASFNGAVAQRAANDDTNLVKQAVGVFATTDAANRAFHRVTDRTVGCAGQTTAMHLEDFTTQVWTFSGAAPTATDAVWVKQEAGTDRRCFIQTRLRENVLLQAKVCQPGNGGPAVNVLAGAMQNALGQ
- the egtA gene encoding ergothioneine biosynthesis glutamate--cysteine ligase EgtA — its product is MTTTADLCGTRGDESPGALLDSASDAARHIAGECLRDGPIGQVGLEIEAHCFDLDDPMKRPSWDRITDVVAQVPALPGGSAITIEPGGAVELSGPPADSAAAAIAAMQTDRAVLREAFAAHGLGLVLLGADPLRPPRRVNPGDRYQAMEQFFTASGTSDAGAAMMTSTASVQVNLDAGPQEGWADRVRLAHALGPTMVAISANSPLLGAEFSGWRSTRQRVWSRLDSARCGPVLGARGDDPGDDWAQYALKAPVMLVQGEVTVPMTEVVPFADWADGRELLGGRRPTRADLDYHLTTLFPPVRPRGFLEIRYLDSTPDHVWPAVVFTLATLLDDPEAAEVAAAATAPVATEWDLAARTGLDDERLRAAAVTCVQAAAERAPAEISESMQQLLTQVQRGRSSADDFTDVVVGVGVEPAVRRLAAEGAA